From a region of the Dermatophagoides farinae isolate YC_2012a chromosome 3, ASM2471394v1, whole genome shotgun sequence genome:
- the LOC124494622 gene encoding innexin shaking-B isoform X1, with translation MFDIFRSLKTLLKTSRIRIDNTIFQLHYSITVIILLSFCIIISTKQYVGDPIDCVRSDSVSQSVINTYCWIHTTYTLPKSYYKKVGIEVPYPGVDWESNQNEFRYHRYYQWVGFVLFFQSTLFYIPRWLWKMWEGGKIQALMMDLDVGVCSDHEKKQKKKLLVDYLYNSRGHHNWYAGRYFFCELLALANVIFQIYALDKFFDGEFLTYGTEVIQFSQMDQEERIDPMIRIFPRVTKCRFYKYGPSANIETIDALCLLPLNIVNEKIYIFIWFWFLILTAMTAALILYRMIIIACPPVRVYLLSLRFKLGSLDHLHTIVRRMSVGDWFLGMYHIDTSISMENNGNSFPTPNTVYMLGQNIDSVIYQELIQELATKTDNDGKKDII, from the exons ATGTTCGACATTTTTCGCTCATTGAAAACGCTGCTCAAAACAAGCCGCATCCGTATTGATAATACAATATTCCAATTACATTATTCGATTACagtcattattttattatcattctgtattataatttcaacaaaacaatatgTTGGAGATCCAATCGATTGTGTACGTAGTGATTCGGTTTCACAATCGGTCATCAATACATATTGTTG GATACATACAACATATACTTTACCAAAAAGTTATTACAAAAAAGTTGGTATAGAAGTACCATATCCAGGTGTGGATTgggaatcaaatcaaaatgaattccgttatcatcgttattatcaATGGGTTGGGTTTGTattatttttccaatcaacACTATTCTACATTCCACGATGGTTATGGAAAATGTGGGAAGGTGGCAAAATCCAAGCGTTAATGATGGATCTCGATGTTGGTGTTTGTTCCGATCATGAAAagaagcaaaagaaaaaattattggtcGATTATCTTTACAATAGCCGTGGTCATCATAATTGGTACGCAGGAAGATATTTTTTCTGTGAATTATTAGCATTAGCCAATGTTATATTCCAAATATATGCattggataaattttttgacgGCGAATTTCTCACCTATGGTACCGAAGTGATTCAATTCTCTCAAATGGATCAAG AGGAGAGAATCGATCCAATGATTCGTATATTTCCAAGAGTTACGAAATGTCGTTTCTATAAATATGGTCCATCAGcaaatattgaaacaatcGATGCATTATGTCTTTTACCACTGAAtattgtaaatgaaaaaatctacaTATTCATTTGGTTCTGGTTCTTAATATTGACCGCAATGACAGCTGCATTGATATTATATcgtatgattattattgcatgTCCACCCGTACGCGTTTATCTTCTTAGCCTTCGTTTTAAACTTGGTTCATTGGATCATCTTCATACGATTGTACGACGAATGTCGGTCGGTGATTGGTTTTTAGGTATGTATCACATAGACACAAgtatttcaatggaaaataatgGAAACTCTTTTCCAACACCAAACACAGTTTACATGCTTGGTCAAAATATCGATAGTGTTATCTATCAGGAATTGATTCAAGAATTGGCAACAAAAACCGATAATGATGGGAAAAAAGATATCATTTGA
- the LOC124494622 gene encoding innexin shaking-B isoform X2 — protein MFDIFRSLKTLLKTSRIRIDNTIFQLHYSITVIILLSFCIIISTKQYVGDPIDCVRSDSVSQSVINTYCWIHTTYTLPKSYYKKVGIEVPYPGVDWESNQNEFRYHRYYQWVGFVLFFQSTLFYIPRWLWKMWEGGKIQALMMDLDVGVCSDHEKKQKKKLLVDYLYNSRGHHNWYAGRYFFCELLALANVIFQIYALDKFFDGEFLTYGTEVIQFSQMDQEERIDPMIRIFPRVTKCRFYKYGPSANIETIDALCLLPLNIVNEKIYIFIWFWFLILTAMTAALILYRMIIIACPPVRVYLLSLRFKLGSLDHLHTIVRRMSVGDWFLVYMLGQNIDSVIYQELIQELATKTDNDGKKDII, from the exons ATGTTCGACATTTTTCGCTCATTGAAAACGCTGCTCAAAACAAGCCGCATCCGTATTGATAATACAATATTCCAATTACATTATTCGATTACagtcattattttattatcattctgtattataatttcaacaaaacaatatgTTGGAGATCCAATCGATTGTGTACGTAGTGATTCGGTTTCACAATCGGTCATCAATACATATTGTTG GATACATACAACATATACTTTACCAAAAAGTTATTACAAAAAAGTTGGTATAGAAGTACCATATCCAGGTGTGGATTgggaatcaaatcaaaatgaattccgttatcatcgttattatcaATGGGTTGGGTTTGTattatttttccaatcaacACTATTCTACATTCCACGATGGTTATGGAAAATGTGGGAAGGTGGCAAAATCCAAGCGTTAATGATGGATCTCGATGTTGGTGTTTGTTCCGATCATGAAAagaagcaaaagaaaaaattattggtcGATTATCTTTACAATAGCCGTGGTCATCATAATTGGTACGCAGGAAGATATTTTTTCTGTGAATTATTAGCATTAGCCAATGTTATATTCCAAATATATGCattggataaattttttgacgGCGAATTTCTCACCTATGGTACCGAAGTGATTCAATTCTCTCAAATGGATCAAG AGGAGAGAATCGATCCAATGATTCGTATATTTCCAAGAGTTACGAAATGTCGTTTCTATAAATATGGTCCATCAGcaaatattgaaacaatcGATGCATTATGTCTTTTACCACTGAAtattgtaaatgaaaaaatctacaTATTCATTTGGTTCTGGTTCTTAATATTGACCGCAATGACAGCTGCATTGATATTATATcgtatgattattattgcatgTCCACCCGTACGCGTTTATCTTCTTAGCCTTCGTTTTAAACTTGGTTCATTGGATCATCTTCATACGATTGTACGACGAATGTCGGTCGGTGATTGGTTTTTAG TTTACATGCTTGGTCAAAATATCGATAGTGTTATCTATCAGGAATTGATTCAAGAATTGGCAACAAAAACCGATAATGATGGGAAAAAAGATATCATTTGA